TTTTAGGAGATCATATACAACAAGCTGGATCACTTGTAACTGCTGAGAGACTTAGATTTGACTTTACTCACTTTGAAGGTATTTCAAGTGAAGAACTTTCAAAAATAGAATTAATAGTAAACAGTCAAATTATGAATTCATTAGATATTAGTGCAACTGAAATGTCTATAGATGATGCTAAAAAAATGGGAGCTACAGCTTTATTCGGAGAAAAATATGGAGACGTTGTAAGAGTTGTTTCTATGGGAGGATACTCTGTTGAGCTTTGTGGAGGAACACACTTAAATAATACTTCTCAAATAGGAATGTTTAAAATACTTTCAGAATCAGGGGTAGCATCAGGAGTTAGAAGAATTGAAGCTATAACTGGAATTAGTGTTTATGAGTATTTAAACAAAAAGGAAGATGTTATAAGCGAAGTATGCGCTACTTTAAAGGTCAAAGAAGATAATGTTATAAATAAAGCTAAGTCGATTATAGAAGAACTTAAGGATTCTAATAAGGAATTAGAAAGTATAAAGAATAAATTAGCTATGGCTTCAGTTGATGATGCTGTAATTAAAAAAGAGATCAAGGGTGTGAATTTAATAACAGCGAAATTTGAAAACATGGATATGAATGCTCTAAGAAATATGGGAGATAATTTAAAAGATAGATTCAAATCAGGCGTTGTAGTAATAGCAAATAAATCTGGTGATAAGGTTAATTTTATAGTTACTGCTACTAAAGATGTAGTTGAAAAAGGAGTACATTCTGGTAATATAATAAGAGAAGTTGCTAAGGTTGCTGGTGGAAACGGAGGAGGAAGACCTGACATGGCGCAAGCTGGAGGTAAGGATTCTTCTAAGCTACCAGAAGCTTTATTAAAAGCAAAAGAAGTATTAGAAAATCAAATTAAGGAATAATTGTAAAATTCCTTAGATTCAAAATTATATAATTTTATATTTGTTATAAAACAGGAGCAAGCTAATGCTCCTGTTTTATGTTATAATAGTTTATTATGAAGAAATTAAGTCAACAAAAATATACAAAAGAGGTGTTAATTATGGAAAATATGGATTATACTATGAAGTTCGAAGCACCAAAAGAAGAGAATTTAAGCGTCGACGAAATAATAGAGAGTGTTTATGCAGCTTTAGTTGAAAAAGGATATAACCCTATAAATCAATTAATAGGTTATTTCTTGTCTGGAGACCCTACATATATAACTAGTCATAACAATGCCAGAAGCTTAATAAAAAAATATGAAAGAGATGAGATATTAGAAGAAATTCTAAAAAAATATTTAGAAGGAAAGTAGGTAGACGAATTTGAAAAAGAAGTTTTTAGTATTATTCTTACTAATAGTCGTACTAATTAATTCTGTTCCAGATATGAGTTTTGCAAATGAAAAAGGAAAAGTTATATTAGTAAATATAAATAGAACTAGTATAAATGATTTGAAAAATATAGAATATCTAAAAAATCAGATGGATAAAAAAGGATATGTAGGACTTATGAATATCAGAGGTTCAAAGGGGACCTCTGATATAAGGTCTTATGCAGCCATAGGTGCTGGAACTAGAACTTATATAAATCCTTCAGACATAGATTTTGAAACTTCAAATGAAAATAACAAAGAAGTATATCTAAGAAGAACTGGAATAAATCCTGGATATATAAATAATTTAGATATTAATAAAACTAATGCATCTAATGAAAAAGGAGAATATGGGGCTTTTTTAGGTGCTATTGGATATGAATTTAATAATAACAATCTTGATCTAGCTATTTTGGGGAATTCAGATACAGACGAAGCAAAACATAGAGAAATAGCTCTTATAGGAATGGACCAAAATGGACAAGTACAAAATGGAAATATAGATAATATTAATATTAAAGATCAAACTATGCCATTTGGAATAAGAACAGATTATGATAAATTAAAAAAAGAAACACAAAAATACTATGATGAAAGTGATCTACTTATAGTAGAACTTGGAGATACGTATAGATTAGATTTATATAAAGAAAATTTAAATGAAGCTTCTTATGAAAAAATGAAAACAGAAATATACTTTAATATAAGTGATTATTTAAAAGAAGTATTCGAAATGGCGAATGAAAACGATAGAATATATATTACTAGTGCTTATCCTGAAAAGCAGGACTATATAGATGGATATAGACTATCGCCTATAGTTATATTTGAGAAAGATGAAAAAGGACTATTAACATCAGGAACAACTAGAAGAAAAGGTGTTTTATCAAATTTAGATATAGCAGCAGATATATTTGAATATTTTGGAATAAAGTCAGATGTCATAGTAGGAAAAACTATACAGAAAATTCCATACGACAACAATATGGAGTTTTTATCAAAGGATTACGATAAAATAGTGTCTAATATGAAAATAAGAATACCTGTACTTTATACTTATGCTGCATTTGAGATGATAATGTGGATGATAATGCTCGCTGCAATATTCTTTAGACATAAGACACCTAAAAATACATTTAAAGTACTTTGTGCTATATTAAAATTTACAATATCTATACCGTTTGTATTATTAATAGCACCATTATTTAATTATTCAACAGAGGCGTCCATAATAATATGTATAGTAGGATTATTAATAATTGTTTATTCATTAGTTTACAAATTTGTAAAAGATGACTTGAATAAATTGATACTTCTTAGTGCATTGGTTGCAGTGGGAGTATTGATAGATGCTGCTACAGGCCAAAATATGATAAAAAGCTCATTACTTGGGTACGATCCTATAATTGGAGCTAGATACTACGGTGTAGGAAATGAATATATGGGAGTTTTAATAGGCTCATTAATATTCTTTGTTGTAGGTCTTTTAGAAAAGAATATAATAAATAAAAAGATAGCATCTGTGATACTTATAGTGTCAATAGCAATACTTGGACATCCTAAGATGGGAGCTAATGTAGGTGGGACTATAACATCAGTATTTTCATTCTTATATTTAATAATGAGACTTTATGATATAAAAATAGATCTGAAGAAGATAATTCTTATAGGAGTTGCTGTGGTTGGTGTAGTATCTACTATGGCTATAATAGATATCTACTTTATAGGAAGTCAATCTCATTTAGCAGGAGCTATAAAGAAGATAACGTCTGGAGGACCTTTGGTAATACTTCAGATAATAACTAGAAAAATTGAGATGAATATGACCTTGATAGGAGTATCTATATGGAGTAAGGTTTTAATACTAGGACTTTTAATAGTAGTTGTACTATTTCAAAAGCCTGTTGGAATACTTAAAAAAGTATGTGATAAATATCAATACCTTACTAAAGGATGGACTAGTATTATAGTTGCAAGTATAGTAGGATTTTTAGTTAATGATTCAGGTGTAGTGGCAGCTGCAACTAGTATAGCTTATGTTATAATACCTGTTCTTGTATTGCTCGCAAAAGAACTTGATAGATCAAAATAATTTTAAGTCCCTGTTAATCAGGGACTTATTTTGAGAAATTAAGTAGATGTAGAGGATGTGAAAAATATGGATTACAATATATTAGGGAAAACTGGATTTGAAGTTTCTAAAATGTGTTTTGGAGCCTTAACAATAGGACCGCTTCAACGAAACTTTAGTGCACACGATGGAGCAAAAGTTATAATTGAGGCCTTTGAAAGAGGTGTTAATTTTATAGATACAGCAGAACTGTATGGTACATATAAGCATGTAAATGAGGCATTTAAAAGTTATAAAAGAGATAAGATAATACTTATAACAAAATCGTATTCTTATTCAAAAGAGACAGCTGAGCAAAGCCTTAAAAAAGCAATAAAAGAGATGAATACTGATTACATAGATGGATTCTTGCTTCATGAACAAGAAAGTGAACATACATTAAGAGGTCACTGGGAGGCTATGGAATATTTCATCAAAATGAAGGAAAAAGGATACATAAGATCAGTGGGAATATCTACCCATACAGTGTCTGCAGTAAAAGCTGCTTCTAAAATTAATGAAATAGATATTATTCATCCAATAGTAAATAAGGCAGGAATCGGAATACACGATGGAAGTATAGAAGATATGCTAGCAGCTATAAAAGAAGCGAAAAAAAATAATGTAGGAATATACGCTATGAAACCTCTTGGTGGAGGAAACTTGATACACTCATATGATGAAGCATTGGATTTTTCGCTTAATTTAGATATATTAGATTCAATAGCTATAGGGATGCAGTCAAAGGAAGAGGTAATAGCTAATATTTGCAAATTTGAAGGAAAAGATATACCTCAAGATATAAAAGAAAAGCTAAACAATAAAAAAAGAGAGCTTAAAATAGCTAATTGGTGTGAAAGATGTGGTGCTTGTGTATCAAAGTGTCAACACAGGGCATTATCTATAATAGATGACAAGGTAGTTATAGATAAAAATAAATGTGTACTATGCGGATATTGTTCAAAATACTGTAAAGATTTTTGTATAAAGATAATTTAGGAGGAATTTATGAAAAGAATAATGGGACTTGATGTTGGGAACAAAACAATAGGAGTAGCAGTTAGTGATTTAATGGGACTTACAGCTCAAGGGATTACAACAGTAAGAAGAAAAGGAATAAAAACAGATTTGGAAGAACTTAATAAAATAATAAAAGAAAAAGAAGTTGGAGAAATAGTTGTAGGTCTTCCAAAAAATATGAACGGAACATTAGGACCTCAAAGTGAAAAAGTAGTTAAATTTACTGAAAAATTAAAGACTATAACTGACCTTGAAATAAAATTTTGGGACGAAAGACTTACAACTGTTGCAGCTGAAAAATCTTTAATTCAAGCGGATGTAAGTAGACAAAAAAGAAAAAAAGTAATAGATATGCTAGCTGCTGTACTTATTTTACAGGGATACCTAGATATGAAAAGAAATATATAATATTTATATATTAAATATTATAACTTTAGTATATAATAATAGTAAATATAAAATTAATGAGGTGACTTTAATGGAAGAAAATATAGTAACATTAGTAGATGAAGATGGATTAGAAATTCAATTTGAAGTTATAATGACTTTAGAAGCTCAAGAAAGAGAATATGCAATCCTTATGCCTTTAGAAGAAAATGACGATGAAGAAGCATACATATTCAGAATGGAAGAAGAAGTAGATGGAGAATATGCTATTGTTCCTATAGAAGATGATGAAGAGTATGAAAATGTAGTAGCTGTATATCATACTTTAATGGAAGAAGAAGGATTAGAATAATATAGTTTTTTAAATTCATACTAGAAATAGTATGAATTTTTTTTATCAAAATACAATATTGACATTCATTATCATATGAAATATAATGTATTTATGAAATGAGAACGATTTTAAATTAAGTATAGGAGGAATCGAAATGACTTTAGATAAAATAGATAGAGGACAAAAAATAGAAATATTACATATACCAAACGAAAAGATTAGAGTACAGGCTATAAGATTAGGTCTTTATGAAGGTGCTAATTTAGTTTGTTCTCAGAAGGTATTTGCTGGTCCTATAGTACTACAAAATAGATTTCAAGAAATAGCTATAGGAAGAAAATTAGCTCAAACGATAAAAGTAAAAGCAGTATAGGAGGAAATTAAATGTCTACATGTCATACTTATAATCCAAGCGTAGCAATAAAAGATGGGGATATAAAATTAGTCTTAGCAGGAAATCCAAATGTAGGTAAATCTGTGTTTTTCAATTACTTAACAGGTATTTATGTTGATGTATCGAATTTCCCAGGTACTACGGTAGATATAAGCTCTGGAAGATTTGAAAATTATGTTGTAATGGATACTCCGGGAGTTTACGGAATATCTTCGTTTAACGATGAGGAGAGAGTAGCAAGAGATGTAATATTATATGCAGATGTTATATTAAATGTTGTAGATGCTCTTCACCTAGAAAGAGATTTATTTTTAACTCAGCAATTAATAGATACAGGAAAGCCTGTAATAGTAGCTCTTAATATGATGGACGATATAAAGAGAAATGGAATAGAAATAGATATAGATAAATTGTCAAAAGAACTAGGGGTAAAAGTAATACCTACTAGTGCTATAAAGGGGCAAGGTCTTGAAGAAGTTAAAAACAGCTTAGATGAAGCTAGTGTAGGTAACAGAATAGATATAGTAAAAGATAAAACTAGTGAAATACAAGAAATTGCAGATTTTGACTCAGAAAGACTATTAATACTTGAACAAGATGAGAATTTGTTAAAGAGACATGATGTTAGTAATGTTCCTAAATTAAGAGAAGAAATATACAAGCAAAGAAGAACTAGGATAGATTTTATTATATCTAGCATAATAAAAGAAACTAATGAAGGAGCATCATTTAGAACCAAATTAGGGAGATGGATGGTTGAACCTTTAACAGGAATACCTATATTACTTATAACATTATATATGATATATCAAGCTGTTGGTGTGTTTGTTGCACAAACTGTTGTTGGTGTAACTGAAGAAGTTATAATGGGACAATATTATTACAATATAATAATGAATACTGTTGGAAAATTTGTATCTGATACTTCATTTATAGGTCACTTATTGATAGGAGAGTTTGGAGTTTTAACTATGGCTCCTATATACCTATTAGGGTTATTACTACCACTTGTTGTAGGTTTTTATTTCTTCTTATCATTACTAGAAGATACAGGATATCTTCCAAGAATAGCTACATTAGTTGATAGAATGTTAACTTTTATAGGACTTAATGGTAGAGCAATAATACCTATAATACTAGGGTTTGGTTGTGTAACAATGGCAACTGTAACTACGAGAATACTAGGATCAAAAAGAGAAAGATTCATTGCTACTATGCTTTTAGGTCTTGCAATACCATGTTCAGCACAATTAGGAGTTATAGCAGGCCTTATTGCTTCTATGGGAGCTAAATATACATTTATTTATATAATAACAATAGTACTTGTATTTGGTATTGTAGGAGTTTTATTAAATAAATTTATGCAGGGTGAATCTACTGACTTATTGATAGATTTACCACCCCTTAGAATGCCAAAGTTTTCAAATGTTATGAAAAAGACATATTTAAAATCTAAAATGTTTATAATAGAAGCCGGACCTCTATTTGTACTAGGGGCTGCTATAATAACTGTTCTTCAAGATACAGGAGCTTTAGATGCTATAATAGATTTATGTGCTCCTATAACACAAGGATTATTAAAACTTGACCCAAGGGTTGCTCAAACTTTTATAATGGGTATTATAAGAAGAGATTTTGGAGCAGCTGGGCTTACAGATTTAGCGTCTCAAGGAGTTTTAAATTCACCTCAGCTGCTAGTTTCTTTAGTAGTTATAACTTTATTCGTTCCTTGTATAGCTGCGATTATGGTTATATTTAAGGAAAGAAGTTGGAAAGAATCTGCTGCTATATGGATAGGAAGTTTTGTTATATCTTTCTTAGTGGGAGGGATATTAGCACAGTTTATAATATAATAATTAGAATAGACAAAAAATTCTTGAGCACAATAGCTCAAGAATTTTTCTATATAAGTGAACTTTAATACATTTAATTTGAATATAATATTTATAAGAGCGATTTATTAGCATAAAATGAATTTTTATATAGAAAGGTGGAGTTGTTATGGAGATTAAATGTCCGACATGTGGGTATACTATAAAAGATAATAAAAATTTAAAATGTCCAAGGTGTAACGCTAGCTTAGTGGAGTTTTTTAAGTGTAGTGGAGCTTGTAAAAAATGCAACTTAAAGAACGAATGTAAAAAGTAATATTTATTTGATTTTATTATCAATTGAAAAAATATCAATTGATAAAACTTGACATAAGCATGATATTTAGATAAAATATTAAATGAAAAGAATTATTATTTGAAAATGTAGGTGATTATATGGAAAGTTATATAGAAACAGTAAAGCTTAAGTTAAAAGAAGAAGGTTATAAATTAACTCCACAGAGAAGATCTATAGTTGACATAATGATAAAAAATGAAGGAAAACATTTAAACAGTGAAGAAATATATGATTTAGTTAAGATAGCGTGTCCGGAAATTGGACTTGCGACTGTGTATAGAACACTTCAGTTATTAGATGATATAGGAGCTGTATCAAAGCTTAACTTAGACGATGGTTGCTGTAGATATGAAATTAATTTAAATGACGAAACACATAATCATCACCATCTTATATGTAAAAAGTGCAATAAAATAATGGAAGTTGAAGAAGATTTGCTTGAGACATTAGAAGAGCAAATAGAAAAAAATTATGGATTTAAAATATTTGATCACGATGTGAAGTTTTTTGGTATGTGTAATAGCTGTAAATAAACCCCGTGGCATTTGCCATGGGGTTTTTAAAAATCAAAGTTTATATTTAAATGTAAATATGACTATCAAAAAGAATACAAATGTATATACTAATTCAAATATGTTACCAGATAAGCTACCTACTTTAAATGGTGCTAGAGAAATTTTTTTATTAGATATTGGATAAAATATAGGTATTCCCATTTTAGTGAATATATCACCTAATAATATGTGGGAAGCATAGCTAATTGAGCTAAATAGTGCAAGTTGTGGGCAGTTTATTAATATTTCTATTTCTTTCAATAAAAAATATAAAAGTATAATACCTATTAAACTATGAGTAAAGCCTCTATGCTTTAGCCATGGAGCTACTCCTATGAATATAGCTAATGAAATAAAAGCGAATGGGGCTTTTATATAATACAAAGATAAGCATAGTATAAATGATAAAGCGGAAAATAACGATTTCCGAAGCGTAGTATGCTTTAATTTATTTTCTATGAGTATTATCAATATAAAACTTAGTATAAAATTAAAAGTTAGATTTTTATTTATATATATTAATATAAAAAAAGTAATCATATTAATTAAGTAAAGCGTATATCTATAAATAGCCTTAGAAAATGAACTTTTTATCAATAAATTAGAAACTGTAGAATGAGATTCATCTATGTCTGGAAGTAAGGAACAAAATGACGAAATCATGAATGTTAATGGAGAAAGTGGTTTGTCGATTAATATCGAAGTTTCCACGACTGCTAATACTCCTATTGCAAAGTGACTTACGCCTCTCATGGGTAACCTCCTTGGTTTAGATAAGATTTAATTTGAGAATATCAGAATAAAATAAATTTGTCAAAAAATTATTCTATTAAATATATGTGGATGTATGATAAAATGTATAAGTACTATGGTAATAGTTGGACGTTTTTTATTATTACCTATTTAAAACAATGAACGGGTAAAACGGACAATTTAAATATAAAAGGAGATGAATTTATTGATGAGAAAATCGAACAAGCTAAAAATAATTCCTCTGGGGGGATTAAGTGAGATAGGAAAAAATATGACCGCTATTGAGTATAAGGATGAAATAATAGTTATAGATTGCGGTCTTAGCTTTCCTGAAGATGAGATGCTAGGTATAGATATAGTTATACCTGATATTAGTTACCTTTTAAAGAATAAAGACAG
The window above is part of the Tepidibacter aestuarii genome. Proteins encoded here:
- a CDS encoding IreB family regulatory phosphoprotein produces the protein MMENMDYTMKFEAPKEENLSVDEIIESVYAALVEKGYNPINQLIGYFLSGDPTYITSHNNARSLIKKYERDEILEEILKKYLEGK
- a CDS encoding aldo/keto reductase — its product is MDYNILGKTGFEVSKMCFGALTIGPLQRNFSAHDGAKVIIEAFERGVNFIDTAELYGTYKHVNEAFKSYKRDKIILITKSYSYSKETAEQSLKKAIKEMNTDYIDGFLLHEQESEHTLRGHWEAMEYFIKMKEKGYIRSVGISTHTVSAVKAASKINEIDIIHPIVNKAGIGIHDGSIEDMLAAIKEAKKNNVGIYAMKPLGGGNLIHSYDEALDFSLNLDILDSIAIGMQSKEEVIANICKFEGKDIPQDIKEKLNNKKRELKIANWCERCGACVSKCQHRALSIIDDKVVIDKNKCVLCGYCSKYCKDFCIKII
- the ruvX gene encoding Holliday junction resolvase RuvX is translated as MKRIMGLDVGNKTIGVAVSDLMGLTAQGITTVRRKGIKTDLEELNKIIKEKEVGEIVVGLPKNMNGTLGPQSEKVVKFTEKLKTITDLEIKFWDERLTTVAAEKSLIQADVSRQKRKKVIDMLAAVLILQGYLDMKRNI
- a CDS encoding DUF1292 domain-containing protein, coding for MEENIVTLVDEDGLEIQFEVIMTLEAQEREYAILMPLEENDDEEAYIFRMEEEVDGEYAIVPIEDDEEYENVVAVYHTLMEEEGLE
- a CDS encoding FeoA family protein; the protein is MTLDKIDRGQKIEILHIPNEKIRVQAIRLGLYEGANLVCSQKVFAGPIVLQNRFQEIAIGRKLAQTIKVKAV
- the feoB gene encoding ferrous iron transport protein B, translated to MSTCHTYNPSVAIKDGDIKLVLAGNPNVGKSVFFNYLTGIYVDVSNFPGTTVDISSGRFENYVVMDTPGVYGISSFNDEERVARDVILYADVILNVVDALHLERDLFLTQQLIDTGKPVIVALNMMDDIKRNGIEIDIDKLSKELGVKVIPTSAIKGQGLEEVKNSLDEASVGNRIDIVKDKTSEIQEIADFDSERLLILEQDENLLKRHDVSNVPKLREEIYKQRRTRIDFIISSIIKETNEGASFRTKLGRWMVEPLTGIPILLITLYMIYQAVGVFVAQTVVGVTEEVIMGQYYYNIIMNTVGKFVSDTSFIGHLLIGEFGVLTMAPIYLLGLLLPLVVGFYFFLSLLEDTGYLPRIATLVDRMLTFIGLNGRAIIPIILGFGCVTMATVTTRILGSKRERFIATMLLGLAIPCSAQLGVIAGLIASMGAKYTFIYIITIVLVFGIVGVLLNKFMQGESTDLLIDLPPLRMPKFSNVMKKTYLKSKMFIIEAGPLFVLGAAIITVLQDTGALDAIIDLCAPITQGLLKLDPRVAQTFIMGIIRRDFGAAGLTDLASQGVLNSPQLLVSLVVITLFVPCIAAIMVIFKERSWKESAAIWIGSFVISFLVGGILAQFII
- a CDS encoding Fur family transcriptional regulator, which encodes MESYIETVKLKLKEEGYKLTPQRRSIVDIMIKNEGKHLNSEEIYDLVKIACPEIGLATVYRTLQLLDDIGAVSKLNLDDGCCRYEINLNDETHNHHHLICKKCNKIMEVEEDLLETLEEQIEKNYGFKIFDHDVKFFGMCNSCK
- a CDS encoding metal-dependent hydrolase, which encodes MRGVSHFAIGVLAVVETSILIDKPLSPLTFMISSFCSLLPDIDESHSTVSNLLIKSSFSKAIYRYTLYLINMITFFILIYINKNLTFNFILSFILIILIENKLKHTTLRKSLFSALSFILCLSLYYIKAPFAFISLAIFIGVAPWLKHRGFTHSLIGIILLYFLLKEIEILINCPQLALFSSISYASHILLGDIFTKMGIPIFYPISNKKISLAPFKVGSLSGNIFELVYTFVFFLIVIFTFKYKL